GATGATCATCGCCACCGCCAGCATCAGCGGCAGCGCGATGGCAAGGATGCCGATCATGTTGGCGATGAACCAGGCCCAGCCATGGCTCATGCCCAGACTTTCGAACCAGGCGGTCATTCCGCGGCCTCCGCGATGGTTTCGCCATGCACCAGCTCGGCCGAGCAGGCGTTCATCGTCGGACTGTGACGACAAATGGCATTGGTGAGATAATAGTCGCTGATCGGATAGAGGATCGCGCCCTCGCCCTTCGCCGGGATCGACGGCGGGCTGAACGGCAGATCGACGACCACGCCCTCATCCACCCCCAGCGCGGGCACGTCCTTCACCATCGCGGCGCGCAGCTGCGAAAGGTTGTCGAACGGCAACGTCTTGCCGGTGAGGTCCGAGACGGCGCGAAAGATCGACCAGTCCTCGCGGGCATCGCCCGGCGCGAAACAGGCCTTTTCCGAACGCTGCACGCGCCCTTCCACATTGACATAGGTGCCATGCTTTTCCGCCGGCGCCGCTCCCGGCAGCACGAGGTCGGCAAGCCGCGCCCCCTTGTCGCCATGATGACCGACATAAACCTTGAAGGCCTTGGGGAAGGCATCGGCACTGACTTCGTCGGCGCCCAGGAGGATCACCATCTTGGGCTTGGCCTCGATGATCCCCGCCATACCCTTCTCGTTGGCAAAGCCGAGCATCAGGCCGGCCATCCGCGAAGCGGCGGTGTGGAGCGTGTTATAGCCGTTCCACCCGTCCTTGATGACATTGAGCGAATGCGCCGCGGCATGGGCATCACCCTGTCCGCCCGCCGCCAGCACCGCCGGCCCCGTGATGAAGACAGGCTTCGCAGCCGCCTTGAACGCATCCTTGACCGCTTTGGGCAGCTTGCCGAGCGCCTTCAGATCCTCGCCGATCCACTCGACCGGATAGCCGAGATCGACCTCAGGCCCGACGCCAAACACCTTGGCCCCGCGGCGCACGGCCTTGCGCACGCGCGTGTTGATCAGCGGCGCTTCCCAGCGAAGGTTCGTGCCCGCAAGGAAGATCGCATCGGCATTTTCCACCTCGCCGATCGGCGTGTTGAACCGCACGCTGCCAAGATCGGAGACGTCATAGTCCATCCCCGTCTGGCGGCCTTCCAGCAGCGTCGACTTCTGCGACTTCAAAAGCGCCTTGGCGGCATACATGGTCTCGGCATCGAGCAGGTCGCCCGCAATCGCCGCGACCTTGGTCTTCGCCTCGCCAAGCTTGTCGGCGAACAGCTGGAGCGCCTCGCCCCAATCGGCGGCGCGGAGCTTCCCATTCTCGCGGATCCACGGGCGATCGAGACGCCCGCGCACCAGCGCGTCGACATGGTGACGGCCCTTGTCCGACAGCCACTCCTCGTTGACGTCGTCGTTGATGCGCGGCAGCACCCGCATCACCTGCCGCCCGCGCACTTCGTAACGGATGTTCGAGCCGACCGCGTCCATCACGTCCACGCCCGGGACCTTCTTCAGCTCCCACGGCCGCGCCTCATAGCTGTACGGCTTGCTCATCAGCGCGCCGACCGGGCACAGGTCATGCAGGTTGCCGGAAAGCTCGCTGGTCAGCGCCTTTTCGAGATAGGTCGTGATCTGGCTGTCCTCGCCGCGGAAATACATGCCCATCTCGGGCGTACCCGCGACCTCCTCGGCAAAGCGCACGCAGCGGGTGCACTGGATGCATCGGGTCATCGCCGTCTTGACGATCGGACCCATATATTTGTCCTCGACCGCGCGCTTGTTCTCGTCATAGCGCGAGGTGCCGCGACCATAGCTCATCGCCTGGTCCTGAAGGTCGCATTCGCCGCCCTGGTCGCAGATCGGGCAGTCGAGCGGATGGTTGATGAGGAGGAACTCCATCACCCCTTCGCGCGCCTTCTTGACCATCGGCGTATCGGTGCGGATTTCCTGCCCCTCGGCGGCGGGCAGCGCACAGCTTGCCTGCGGCTTGGGCGGCCCCGGCTTCACCTCGACGAGGCACATGCGGCAGTTGCCCGCGATGGTGAGGCGTTCGTGATAGCAGAAGCGCGGGATTTCCTTGCCCGCAAGCTCGCACGCCTGCAGCACGGTCGCGCCCTGCGGGACCTCGAGTTCGACGCCGTCGACGGTTACCTTAGGCATTAGTCGCTTCCCGGCCCTTCATTGATATTGCGAGTGGGGTCCGGCTTCGGCGGATCCCGGAAGATTAAAAACATGAGCGCGCCCATCCCGAGGACAACGGCGGCTAGGATAAGAATACCCGTCATTCCGCTGCCTCCTGGACGCCGCCATGCTCGTGGATGCGGCGTTCGAGTTCGGGACGGAAGTGTTTGATCAGGCCCTGGATCGGCCAGGCGGCAGCATCGCCCAGCGCGCAGATGGTGTGGCCCTCGACCTGCTTGGTGACGTCGTAGAGACGGTCGATGGTGCCGACCTCGGCATCGCCTTCGACCAGCTTCTCCATCGTGCGCCACATCCAGCCCGTGCCTTCGCGGCACGGCGTGCACTGGCCGCAGCTCTCATGCTTGTAGAAGTAGGAAATCCGGCTGATCGCCTTCACGATATCCGTGCTCTTGTCCATGACGATGACGGCGGCCGTACCAAGGCCCGAGCCCTGCTCCTTCAACCCGTCGAAATCCATCGGACAATCCATGATGTCCTTGGCCGGCACCAGCGGGACCGACGAGCCGCCGGGGATGACGGCGAGGAGGTTGTCCCACCCGCCGCGGATGCCGCCGCAATGCTTCTCGATCAGCTCGCGGAAGGGGATGCTCATCGCTTCCTCGACCACGCAGGGCTTTTCCACGTGCCCGCTGATCTGGAACAGCTTCGTGCCGTGGTTGTTCTCGCGCCCGAAGCTCTTGAACCACGCCGCGCCGCGGCGAAGGATCGTCGGCACGACCGCGATCGATTCCACATTGTTGACCGTCGTCGGACAGCCATAGAGGCCCGCCCCTGCCGGGAACGGCGGCTTCAGCCGCGGCTGACCCTTCTTGCCCTCGAGGCTCTCGAGCATCGCGGTTTCTTCGCCGCAGATATAGGCGCCCGCGCCGCGGTGCAGGAACAGGTCGAAGTCATAGCCCGAGCCGCAGGCATTCTTGCCGATGAGGCCCGCCGCATAGGCCTCGTCGATCGCCTTCTGCATGGCGATGGCCTCGGCGATATATTCGCCGCGGATGTAGATATAGGCGGCGCGCGCGCGCATCGCGAAGCTCGACAGCAGCGCGCCCTCGATCAGCTTGTGCGGATCGTGGCGGATGATCTCGCGGTCCTTGCAGCTGCCCGGCTCGCTCTCATCGGCATTGATAACGAGGAAATTGGGACGGCCCGGCTGCGGCTCCTTGGGCATGAAGCTCCACTTCATCCCCGTCGGGAAGCCCGCGCCGCCGCGCCCGCGAAGACCGCTCGCCTTCACTTCCTCGATGATCGCATCGGGATCGCGCTTCAGGAGCGTCTTGGTGTCGTCCCAATCACCGCGCGCCTGCGCTTCCTTGAGCCCCGGGCTCTGGAAGCCATAGACGTTCGTGAAAATCCGATCCTTGTCGCTGAGCGAGGTAATACCGCTCATCACTTCTTCTCCAGCATCTTGGTCGCGCCGACATAGAGCAGGCCGGCGAGGACGATCCCGACGATCAGTCCGAACACATTCTTGAGGATCCACAGCGCGAGCATCAGGCCGAGGATGGCCGCCACGATCTTGATGATCTGGTTCATCATAGCGGCACCACTCCCGTCATGAACAACACCCCCACCACGAGGATGAGCGCCACCACGGCGAACTTCACCAGCCCGACGAGGAACCGCCAGGCGATGAACGCCAGCACCAGCGCGATGAGGATGAAGGTGAAGTTGAGCTCCACTTACCACTGCCCCCGATAGTCGTAATTGCGCTCGGTCATCTTCTTCAGCGTGGTCGGCCCGCCCTCCGGCTCCGACGAGGTGCGCCCGACCTGGCTGCCCACCTTGGGCGTGTCGCCGCGTTCCAGCGCCTCGAGGATCGCGGTCATGCTCTCCTCGGTCAGGTCCTCGAAATTGTCGTCGTTGATCTGGACCATCGGCGCATTGGCGCAGGTCCCCATGCACTCGACCTCGGTCAGCGTGAACAGGCCATCCTCTGTCGTATGGCCCTTCTTCATGCCCTTGGCCTTGCAGGCCTTCATGACATCGTCCGACCCGCGCAGCATGCACGGCGTCGTGCCGCAGACCTGGACGTGATATTTCCCGACCGGCACGAGGTTGTACATCGTGTAGAAGCTCGCGACTTCCATCACCTTCACGACCGGCATCGACAGCGCGGTCGCGACGAACTCGATCACCGGAATGGGCAGCCAGCCTTGGGTATTGGTCATCCGCCCCACCTGCCGCTGGGCAAGGTCGAGGAACGGCAGACAGGCCGACGCCTGACGCCCTTCGGGATATTTGGCGAGAATGAACTCGGCCTTGGGTGCGGAGACCTCGTCCCACGCAAACCCACCCCATGTCGCCCGCAATTCGGGCGTGTCGGCGGCAAAATGACGACCGGCCATCAGTTCAATTCCCTCTTGGCGGCGTCGAGAAGCCGCTCCTTGGTCGTGTAGCGAAAGTTCATCATGGCGATGCGCCACTCCTCGTTGCGGTCCTCGCCCGTCAGCAGGAAGTAGGCATCGAGCCTGGTGCCCGGCTCGCGGAAGCGCCAGCTGCACTGCTGCACCCATTCGTTCAGTTCGCAGGCATGGCCGACCGGCGTACCGACGGTGGCCTGGATGTGCGCCAATTGCTGCGCCATCGCCTCCGGGCCTTCGCCGACCTGTTCGAAGAACGGCTGGTTGAGAAACGGGTCCATGAAGGCAGTGGTTACGCGGCCATCGGCGCGCACGCGGTTGACAAAACCCTGCGCATTGCTCTCGGTCAGCGCGCCGGCCACCGCCATCGCGCGGTTGAAGTTCAGCTGCGTTTGTTCCTTCCGATGGCGCTCCACCTCGGCGCGCTGCGCGCCGGTCAGATTGGCGACATGCACGGGCGGCGGCACCGCCGCCGGCCGATCCTCGCGCACCCGGTGCGCTTCGTAATCGGCCATCGTCGACACGTCGTAGAAGGACAGCGAACGCCCATTGTCGTCGACCGTCATGCCGACGAAATAGCGCTCCGCATCACAGGCGAATTCATAGGTGTAGAAGATGTCGCGCCCGGCCAAGCGCCGATCGCGCTCGGTCGCATCGCAGCCCGACAGGAGCGCGATCGCTTCCCCCGGCGTGCGCGCGGCGAGCCGGCCGAACATCGTCACCGCCTCGACACTGCTGAAGACGTGACGCAGCTCGTCGGTCTCGCCCGCCTCGAGCGCAGCGACCGCCGCCTCGACCCGCGGATGCAACGGCAGTTGCGTCGGCGGATAGGCCGCCTGCGCCTGCGCGGCGGCCGCAAGGAAGGAGAGCGCGGCGAGGCTCATTACCGGTCGCACTCCCCGAACACGACGTCGATCGCCGACAGCACCGCAGTGGTGTCGGCCAGCATGTGGCCCTTCATCATGAAATCCATCGCCTGCAAATGGCTGAACGCGGTCGGCCGGATCTTGCAGCGATAAGGCTTGTTGGTGCCGTCCGAGACGAGATAGACGCCGAATTCACCCTTGGGGCTTTCGGTCGCGACATACACTTCGCCCTCGGGGACGTGATAGCCCTCGGTGTAGAGCTTGAAGTGGTGGATGAGCGCTTCCATCGACTGCTTCATCTCCGCGCGCTTGGGCGGGAAGACCTTGCGATCCATGGTGCCGATCGGCCCGTCGGGCATCTCGGCAAGGCACTGGCGCATGATGCGCGCCGACTGGCGGACTTCCTCGACACGGACCATGAAGCGATCGTAGCAATCGCCCTTGGTCCCCACCGGCACATCGAAGTCCATGCGGTCATAGACCTCATAGGGCTGCGACTTGCGCAAATCCCACGCGATGCCGCTGGCGCGGATCATCGGGCCGCTGAAGCCCCAAGCCAGCGCGTCTTCCTTGCTGACCGTGCCGATATCGACATTGCGCTGCTTGAAGATGCGGTTGTCGGCGACGAGGCTGATCGCGTCCTCGAACAGGTGGAGGCGATTGTCGAGCCAGTCGCTCATTTCCACCAGTACGCTCTCGGGAATGTCCTGGTGCACCCCGCCGACGCGGAAATAATTGGCATGCATCCGCGCGCCCGAAACCTTCTCGTAGAATTGCATCGTGTCTTCGCGCACTTCGAACAGCCACAGGTTGGGCGTCATCGCGCCCACGTCCATGACGTGGCTGCCAAGGTTGAGCATGTGGTTGGAGATGCGGGTCAGCTCCGCCATCAGCACGCGGATATATTGCGCGCGCAGCGGCACCTCGAGCCCGAGCAGCTTTTCCACTGCGAGCACATAGCTGTGCTCCATGCACATGGGGCTGCAGTAATCGAGCCGGTCGAAATAGGGCAGCGCCTGCGCATAGGTGCGATATTCGATCAGCTTCTCGGTGCCGCGATGGAGCAGGCCGACGTGCGGATCGACGCGCTCGACGATCTCGCCATCGAGCTCCATGATCAGGCGCAGCACGCCGTGCGCCGCCGGGTGCTGCGGACCGAAGTTGATCGTATAGTTGCTGACCGTGTCGTCACCCGCCGTATGGGTGATCGCGCCCGTCCGCGCGGCCTCGAAATCGGCGGCGCGTTCGTCGGGGAACGTCTGGATTTCGACCTTCGCCATTACTTCTTGCCCTTCCGCGGCTTCACCGGCGCATCTTCACGCGTTTCGGGTGCCTCGACGTCCGTTTCCTTGCCGCCCGCATGGTCGGCCTTGTCAGCGACGCTGTCGCGCGCCTCCTCCTTGGCCTCCGCATTGGTCGGCGCGCCCGCGCCCGTGTCCTCGGGCCCCTCGGTCACCTTGGGGTCGCCCGGACCCGCCTTGGCCTTGACCTTGGGCGCCTCGCCGGTCGCCTTGGCGGGGCTCGCCCCACCCGGCTCCTGCGGCTCGGCCTTCTCGTCGCCCGGCAAGCGATATTCGGGGCCTTCCCAAGGGCTGAGAAAGTCGAAATTGCGGAAGTCCTGGGGCAGCTTCACCGGCTCGTAGACGACACGCTTCTCGGCTTCCGAATAGCGCAGTTCGACATAACCCGTCTGCGGGAAGTCCTTGCGCAGCGGATGCCCCTCGAAGCCGTAATCGGTGAGAATGCGGCGTAGGTCGGGATTGCCCGCGAAATCGACACCGTACAGGTCGAACACCTCGCGCTCGAGCCAGCCTGCGGCGGGCCACAGCCCGGTCACGCTCGGTACCGCCGTGTCGGCGTCCGTCAGCACCTTCACCCGCAGGCGATGGTTTTGCGTGACGCTGAGCAGGCAGTAATTCACCTCAAACCGCTCCGCGCGGTCGGGAAAATCGACACCAGCGATCTCCATCAGTTGCTGGTAGCCGTGGGTGTCGCGCAGCGCGGTCAGGATCGCGACCAGCGCCGAGCGCTTCACGACGATGGTCAGCTCACCGACCGCCGTGCGCTCCTCGACGATGCCGTCGCCGAAATCGCGGCGCAGGGCGTCGAGAAAATCGGTGCGCTGCGCATATTTGGGATAGGCCAGGCTCATCGCTCGATCGTCCCCTCGCGGCGGATCTTCCGCTGCAGCTGCATGATGCCATAGAGCAGCGCTTCCGCGGTCGGCGGGCAGCCCGGCACATAGACATCGACCGGCACGATCCGGTCACAGCCGCGAACGACGCTGTAGCTATAATGATAATAGCCGCCGCCATTGGCGCAGCTGCCCATCGAGATGACGTAACGCGGCTCGCTCATCTGGTCGTAGACCTTGCGCAGCGCCGGCGCCATCTTGTTGCACAGCGTGCCGGCAACGATCATCACGTCCGATTGGCGCGGGCTAGCGCGCGGGGCGGCGCCGAAGCGCTCGAGGTCGTAGCGCGGCATGTTGACGTGGATCATCTCGACCGCGCAGCAGGCAAGGCCGAAGGTCATCCACCACAGGCTGCCGGTACGCGCCCATTTGAACAGGTCTTCGGTCGAGGTGACGAGGAAGCCCTTTTCATCGAGCTCGCGGCGCATCTCCTCGAACTTCTCCATGTCCGGCGAGCCCACTTCGAGGCCAGCGGCGCGCGCGATGTCCTGCTCGGTCGGCTTGGGGCTGTAGGTTACTCCCATTCGAGGGCTCCCTTTTGCCAGGCATAGACGAGGCCCAGCGTCAGTTCGGTGAGGAAGATCATCATCGCGATCCAGCTCGCCCAGCCGGTGCCCCACAGGCTCACGGCCCAGGGGAAGAGGAAGGCGGCTTCGAGATCGAAGACGATGAAGAGGATGGCGACGAGGTAGAAGCGCACGTCGAACTGGTCGCGGCTGTCCTCGAAGGCGGGGAAACCGCACTCATATTCGCTGAGCTTGGCCGCATCGGGCTTGTGCGCACCGGTCAAGCGGCTGACGCCCATGGGCAGGAACACGAACAGCGCCGACAGCCCCCCTGCGATGAACAGGAAGAGGAGGATCGGCAGATAATCGACGGCAACTGCGGCCAAGGAAGGTCTCCGGCTACGTGGTTTGGCGCGGCTTTAGGACAGGAAGGCGCTGCTTCGCAACCGCCTAAAGATGCGCATCAGCCTATTGCGACTGGTTCGCAATTCCTTCTAGCGGATCGCGCCCGCGACCAGCTTGTGCAGCTTGCTGTGCAGGTCGCCATTGGCCGCCAGATATTCGCGCTTGGCGAGCATCCGGTCCTGCCCGCGATAGTCGGTGACGAAGCCGCCGGCTTCCTTGACCAGCAACAACCCCGCCGCCACGTCCCACAGGTCGAGATCGTCTTCCCAGAAGCCATCGAGGCGTCCGGCCGCGACCCAGGCGAAGTCGAGGCTCGCTGCGCCGAAACGCCGCACTGCCGAAACCTGTGCGCCGATCGCGCCATAGATGCGCGTCCAGCGGCCGATGTCGCCGCGACCGAAATGGGGCATGCCGGTGCCGATCAGCGCTTCGTCGAGATGGCGCCGCGCCGACACGCGCAGACGCTGGTCCTGCAGCCACGCCCCGCGGCCCTTTTCGGCCCAGAAGCTTTCGTCGGTGATCGGCTGGTAGGTCAGCGCATGGGTAATTTC
The nucleotide sequence above comes from Sphingomicrobium arenosum. Encoded proteins:
- a CDS encoding NADH-quinone oxidoreductase subunit C, with protein sequence MSLAYPKYAQRTDFLDALRRDFGDGIVEERTAVGELTIVVKRSALVAILTALRDTHGYQQLMEIAGVDFPDRAERFEVNYCLLSVTQNHRLRVKVLTDADTAVPSVTGLWPAAGWLEREVFDLYGVDFAGNPDLRRILTDYGFEGHPLRKDFPQTGYVELRYSEAEKRVVYEPVKLPQDFRNFDFLSPWEGPEYRLPGDEKAEPQEPGGASPAKATGEAPKVKAKAGPGDPKVTEGPEDTGAGAPTNAEAKEEARDSVADKADHAGGKETDVEAPETREDAPVKPRKGKK
- a CDS encoding inositol monophosphatase family protein, producing MVSHSGLITVMERAARKAAPRLRRDFNEVENLQVSKKGPADFVSMADKRCEATIVDELRHARPDWGLVLEEGGVIEGNPDKPRWIVDPLDGTSNFLHGIPHFAITIAVEDKKPNGDPEITHALTYQPITDESFWAEKGRGAWLQDQRLRVSARRHLDEALIGTGMPHFGRGDIGRWTRIYGAIGAQVSAVRRFGAASLDFAWVAAGRLDGFWEDDLDLWDVAAGLLLVKEAGGFVTDYRGQDRMLAKREYLAANGDLHSKLHKLVAGAIR
- the nuoF gene encoding NADH-quinone oxidoreductase subunit NuoF, which encodes MSGITSLSDKDRIFTNVYGFQSPGLKEAQARGDWDDTKTLLKRDPDAIIEEVKASGLRGRGGAGFPTGMKWSFMPKEPQPGRPNFLVINADESEPGSCKDREIIRHDPHKLIEGALLSSFAMRARAAYIYIRGEYIAEAIAMQKAIDEAYAAGLIGKNACGSGYDFDLFLHRGAGAYICGEETAMLESLEGKKGQPRLKPPFPAGAGLYGCPTTVNNVESIAVVPTILRRGAAWFKSFGRENNHGTKLFQISGHVEKPCVVEEAMSIPFRELIEKHCGGIRGGWDNLLAVIPGGSSVPLVPAKDIMDCPMDFDGLKEQGSGLGTAAVIVMDKSTDIVKAISRISYFYKHESCGQCTPCREGTGWMWRTMEKLVEGDAEVGTIDRLYDVTKQVEGHTICALGDAAAWPIQGLIKHFRPELERRIHEHGGVQEAAE
- a CDS encoding NADH-quinone oxidoreductase subunit D yields the protein MAKVEIQTFPDERAADFEAARTGAITHTAGDDTVSNYTINFGPQHPAAHGVLRLIMELDGEIVERVDPHVGLLHRGTEKLIEYRTYAQALPYFDRLDYCSPMCMEHSYVLAVEKLLGLEVPLRAQYIRVLMAELTRISNHMLNLGSHVMDVGAMTPNLWLFEVREDTMQFYEKVSGARMHANYFRVGGVHQDIPESVLVEMSDWLDNRLHLFEDAISLVADNRIFKQRNVDIGTVSKEDALAWGFSGPMIRASGIAWDLRKSQPYEVYDRMDFDVPVGTKGDCYDRFMVRVEEVRQSARIMRQCLAEMPDGPIGTMDRKVFPPKRAEMKQSMEALIHHFKLYTEGYHVPEGEVYVATESPKGEFGVYLVSDGTNKPYRCKIRPTAFSHLQAMDFMMKGHMLADTTAVLSAIDVVFGECDR
- a CDS encoding complex I 24 kDa subunit family protein, which gives rise to MAGRHFAADTPELRATWGGFAWDEVSAPKAEFILAKYPEGRQASACLPFLDLAQRQVGRMTNTQGWLPIPVIEFVATALSMPVVKVMEVASFYTMYNLVPVGKYHVQVCGTTPCMLRGSDDVMKACKAKGMKKGHTTEDGLFTLTEVECMGTCANAPMVQINDDNFEDLTEESMTAILEALERGDTPKVGSQVGRTSSEPEGGPTTLKKMTERNYDYRGQW
- the ndhC gene encoding NADH-quinone oxidoreductase subunit A, translating into MAAVAVDYLPILLFLFIAGGLSALFVFLPMGVSRLTGAHKPDAAKLSEYECGFPAFEDSRDQFDVRFYLVAILFIVFDLEAAFLFPWAVSLWGTGWASWIAMMIFLTELTLGLVYAWQKGALEWE
- the nuoG gene encoding NADH-quinone oxidoreductase subunit NuoG, whose product is MPKVTVDGVELEVPQGATVLQACELAGKEIPRFCYHERLTIAGNCRMCLVEVKPGPPKPQASCALPAAEGQEIRTDTPMVKKAREGVMEFLLINHPLDCPICDQGGECDLQDQAMSYGRGTSRYDENKRAVEDKYMGPIVKTAMTRCIQCTRCVRFAEEVAGTPEMGMYFRGEDSQITTYLEKALTSELSGNLHDLCPVGALMSKPYSYEARPWELKKVPGVDVMDAVGSNIRYEVRGRQVMRVLPRINDDVNEEWLSDKGRHHVDALVRGRLDRPWIRENGKLRAADWGEALQLFADKLGEAKTKVAAIAGDLLDAETMYAAKALLKSQKSTLLEGRQTGMDYDVSDLGSVRFNTPIGEVENADAIFLAGTNLRWEAPLINTRVRKAVRRGAKVFGVGPEVDLGYPVEWIGEDLKALGKLPKAVKDAFKAAAKPVFITGPAVLAAGGQGDAHAAAHSLNVIKDGWNGYNTLHTAASRMAGLMLGFANEKGMAGIIEAKPKMVILLGADEVSADAFPKAFKVYVGHHGDKGARLADLVLPGAAPAEKHGTYVNVEGRVQRSEKACFAPGDAREDWSIFRAVSDLTGKTLPFDNLSQLRAAMVKDVPALGVDEGVVVDLPFSPPSIPAKGEGAILYPISDYYLTNAICRHSPTMNACSAELVHGETIAEAAE
- a CDS encoding NuoB/complex I 20 kDa subunit family protein, whose product is MEKFEEMRRELDEKGFLVTSTEDLFKWARTGSLWWMTFGLACCAVEMIHVNMPRYDLERFGAAPRASPRQSDVMIVAGTLCNKMAPALRKVYDQMSEPRYVISMGSCANGGGYYHYSYSVVRGCDRIVPVDVYVPGCPPTAEALLYGIMQLQRKIRREGTIER